The Streptococcus downei MFe28 DNA window CAGGTTTTAACAGGTGAAGGAGCTCGCTGATGTTCAATCTTTTTTTCTTGAGAGGGGAGTGGTGATAGCCTGATGGCTCAGAAAAAAGTTTCGGTTCAGATGAATATCATCATGAATTTCATCCTGACCATTTCCAATATTATTTTCCCTCTCATCACCTTTCCCTATGTCTCTCGGGTCCTCATGCCAGTCGGGACGGGTAAGGTTGCTTTCGCGACCTCCATCGTGTCCTATTTTGCCATGGTGGGGATGCTGGGCATTCCGACTTACGGGATTCGGGCCTGTGCCAAGGTTCGTGATGACAAGGATAAGCTCTCTAAAACAGTTCAGGAAATCATGGTCATTAATACCATAGCCATGACCCTGTCCCTGGTCACCTATCTATTGGCGATTATGCTGGTGCCTCGAATGGCTCAGGATCGCACACTCTTTATGATTAATATTGCCACTCTGGTCTTTAATCTGATTGGTTGCGAATGGCTCTATAAGGCCTTGGAACAATATACCTACATTACCGTTCGTTCGGTGGCCCTGAAGTTTGTCTCCCTAGTGCTTATGTTTCTGCTGGTCCATCAAAAGGGCGACTATGTCCTCTATGGTGCTATTACCATTCTAGCTAGTGTCGGCTCTAATTTATTTAACTTTATCAATCTGCGCAGATACCTCAATCTCAAGTGGTACAGCGGTATGGATCTCAAGCAGCATATTCAGCCGATTTTCAGCTTCTTTATGATGACAGTAGCAACGACCATCTATACCAATCTGGACGCTGTAATGCTGGGCTTTATGAAGGATGATGCTGCGGTCGGTTATTACAATGCT harbors:
- a CDS encoding flippase; this translates as MAQKKVSVQMNIIMNFILTISNIIFPLITFPYVSRVLMPVGTGKVAFATSIVSYFAMVGMLGIPTYGIRACAKVRDDKDKLSKTVQEIMVINTIAMTLSLVTYLLAIMLVPRMAQDRTLFMINIATLVFNLIGCEWLYKALEQYTYITVRSVALKFVSLVLMFLLVHQKGDYVLYGAITILASVGSNLFNFINLRRYLNLKWYSGMDLKQHIQPIFSFFMMTVATTIYTNLDAVMLGFMKDDAAVGYYNASVKIKGILVSLVTSMGSVLLPRLSYYVKHDKKDEFRVLTVRSLQFIGFISIPLWAYFTLFAKQGIDFLSGPDYAGSILPMQIIMPTLFFIGLSNLLGIQILVPMERENQVLKSVVLGAIVDLMINAMTIPAFGAAGAAFGTLVAELFVVAYQIFVLRDFLKDIMAQIRMDKNVLATVLASLAAFAVYVSFLTGLSSFLVLAATAAVFGLVYLLLSFLFKDAFLLYLVSYYKK